The Chitinophaga parva genomic sequence TGCGCGTAGTAAGCGGTAAGGAAAAGAAGGTTAAAGAATATCTCGATATAGAAGTACGCCGTGGCGACTGGGGTAATGCAATTACCCAGATCTTCCTGCCGGTGGAAAAAGTATATAAAGTGCAAGCCGGTAAAAAGGTAATGCGCGAGAAGAATTTCTACCCGGGTTATGTGATGATCGAAGCGATAGACGGTAAGATGACCGATGAGCTGATCCAGGCCATCCGCACTGTTTCCGGCGTGATCCACTTCCTGGGCAAAGAGAAGCCCATTGCCCTCCGCAAGGCAGAAGTGAACAAGATGCTGGGTAAAGTGGACGAGCTTTCTGATCAGGGTATGACCATGAGCGAACCGTTCATCGTAGGCGAAACCATCAAGATCATTGATGGCCCGTTCAACGATTTCAATGGGGTGATCGAAGAAGTGATCGAAGACAAGAAGAAACTGAAGGTAACGGTGAAGATCTTTGGCCGTGCCACCCCGGTAGAGCTGAACTTCATGCAGGTAGAGAAACTGAGCTAAAAGTTACTTCGATATATTTTTCAGAGGTCCGTACGGTGGTGCGGACCTTTTGATTTTTTTGAGAGGGGACCGATGGCGGGAAACTGAAATGTCATAAATGTGTAAAATATACTAAAATGAAGGGCGAATGCTCCCAAATTTTGGGCCACGATTTTGATTTTTTTGTTTCGGGAGATATATTTCTTTACCTTTGCATCCCCTTTAAAAGGTAATTTCCATACCCGACTTTGGGAGTCTGTTGCAGATGCGGCGGACGTTTTAACCAAATTATATACTTCATCATGGCAAAAGAAATTGCAACGTACGTGAAATTGCAGGTGAAAGGTGGCCAAGCCAACCCTGCACCTCCGATTGGTCCCGCTCTGGGTTCCAAAGGTGTGAACATCATGGAGTTCTGCAAACAATTCAATGCAAGAACCCAGGACAAGATAGGTAAAGTACTGCCGGTACTGCTGACCGTTTACACTGACAAGTCTTTCGACTTCGTTATCA encodes the following:
- the nusG gene encoding transcription termination/antitermination protein NusG translates to MTEEITDVVNNGPSPDTKWYVLRVVSGKEKKVKEYLDIEVRRGDWGNAITQIFLPVEKVYKVQAGKKVMREKNFYPGYVMIEAIDGKMTDELIQAIRTVSGVIHFLGKEKPIALRKAEVNKMLGKVDELSDQGMTMSEPFIVGETIKIIDGPFNDFNGVIEEVIEDKKKLKVTVKIFGRATPVELNFMQVEKLS